The genomic interval CGCCAGCTCCCTGATTAGTTTATGCATGATGTCCGGTTTGCGGATTTTTGCAGACGGAAGTATGTCTTTGTATAGCGTTTGCTTAAATTGATTGTAAAGTATGATATCCTTATCCACATCATCCTGATGAATTTCCGGATAAAGACCGTAAATCAATAATTCATCTAATTCCTCCGCTTGTATGTCCTCTCCTTTTTGAATCTCTTCAAAGCTTAAAGGCCATAAGTGATATGTCTTAAGGTGTTTATTGTTTTTTTCGATAAAATTATTTAGTTGATCTAATTGTACAGAGCTGTTTATAATCAGTTGCTTTTTAGGAAATTTTTTGCGGATAGTTTTTATTAAATATTCGATGTTGTTTATCTGCTGAGCCTCATAAATAAAAATGACATTGTGCTTTTTAAATAAGGCGTTTAAAAAATCAGGATTTGCAGACTCTAAAGAATTGCGTACATCAAAATCGTCCCCATCCAAAAACAACCATTTGTAATTGGTTTTGATAAAAACATTATGGATTAATGTGTTTTTACCGGCTCTGCGCGGCCCATGAATAAGAATAGTTTTCTTTTTAAACAACTCTTTTAAAATCTCTTTTTCAAGTGCTCTGTTTATCATTTGTGTTAAATTTATATATAAAACAGAATATATTCCTATAAAGTTATAAAATTAACGCATTTGCAAAAAATAAATCTTATGCTTTTTTTATTCAGACGGGATATAATTTTTAAGGGCAAATCATTTTTGCTTTATTTTTTAACTTACTTATCTGCTTATATCTTAGATTTTCATTTAAAAGTTTTGAAGTAGGACTTAAATATTGAATCTTTCTGTTAAATTTGTTTGACGATTGCCTTTTTCATGTTTTTATGATTCTTCAATGATATACTAATGCGCAAGTTATTTTTTTCCTTAGTTTGTTTTCTTATAGTTTCTTCAGTAAAGGGTGGAGGAGAGGTGCCTGCTCCGGGAAAACCACAGACAGAACCTGTTGTTATTAGAAATGGGATTTTGCACACAGTCTCCGGGGATATCATTCCCAATGGAGCTGTGCGCTTCGAAAACGGTATTATCACACATGTTGGTCCAACAGCGGATGTTCCTACCCAAAATGCTGAAGTTATAGATGTTCAGGGCAGTCATATTTATCCGGGTTTAATTGCATGTAATACGACTTTGGGCTTAGTGGAAATCAGTGCTGTCAGAGCGACCAGAGATTTTGATGAAACCGGTAGCCTGAACCCGAATGTACGTTCATTAATAGCATATAATACAGATTCCAGAATTATTCCTACTATTCGCAATAATGGCATGTTGTTGGCTCAGATTGTGCCTCAGGGTGGACGAATACCGGGAACTTCGTCTGTAGTTCAATTGGATGCCTGGAACTGGGAAGACGCGGCCTACGAGACAGACAATGCCGTCCATCTTAACTGGCCGTCGATGTATGTGAGAAGAGGTTGGTGGGCTGAGCCGGGTGGAATACACGCCAATGATGATTATATGGAACAGGTGGATGATATTTTTAGCTACTTCAGAGAAGCCGGAGCATATGCAAAAAAAGAAGACCACCGGCCTAAGAATCTTAGGTTTGAAGCAATGAGGGGCCTTTTTACTAAGGACAAAAAACTGTTTGTTGCTGCCTCATCAGCCAGAGAAATTAAAGCTGTTGTGCGGTTTTTGGAAGAGTTTGACCTGGAGGGAGTAATTGTAGGTGCTGACGATGCTCATTTGGTTGCAGATCTTTTAGCAGAAAAGAATGTGGCAGTTATTTATAAAAGAATTCATTCATTACCACTCCGACAGGATGATGATATAGCCATGGTTTACAGTGCACCTGCAAAACTTTATGAAGCGGGCGTAACCTTTGCACTTAGTTTAACCGGTTCCTGGGAACAAAGAAATCTTCCGTTTATGGGAGGCTCTGCTGCTGCACACGGACTCTCAAAAGAAGCAGCGCTGAAATCATTAACACTTTATCCTGCCCAAATTTTAGGTATTGATGACCGAACCGGTAGTCTGGAGTCCGGAAAAGATGCCAACATTATTGTTTCTACAGGAGATGTTATGGATATGCGCACCAATGATATCACTCATGCTTTTATTCAGGGCCGGGTAGTTGACCTGGATGATAAGCAAAAACGTTTGTATGAAAAGTTCATGCAGCGATATGAATAAGTACACTGCTTTTTTTTCTTTTTACTTTTAGTAGCACCAAGCTGACTTTTTTTCAAAGCATTGATAAAGAAAAACATTTTCTGCGCTAATTTTTAGACAAGTCTAAAAAAATATTTTGCAATGAAAAAAACTATTATTAACTTTGTAAGAAATAAAAAGTTTATAGACATGAAAAATATGTTGTGTGTAATTACAGGATTTTTTTTCCTCTTGTTTTCCTTTTCCATGAATGTTTCAGCAGAAAACACTTTAAATATACTGGCAAAAGATAAATCTTCGGGAGAAACTTTAGCGGGTGTTTCTGTCATGGTAAAAGAAACAAGATTAGTTGGAAGTACGGATTTAAACGGCAAGTTAAAGTTATTTTTCCCGGAAGAGGCAGAATATACTTTGCAATTCACCTATGTTGGCTATGTTCCTCAAGAGTTTAAAGTAACTATACCATATGATAAAGAGGTTTTAACGATAGCCTTGATGCCCGGTGAAATTGGGCTGGATCAAGTTTTCATATCAGCATCACCTACCGGCACAGGCTTTCAATTTCAGGCAGCGGAAGTTTTA from Chitinophagaceae bacterium carries:
- a CDS encoding amidohydrolase, encoding MRKLFFSLVCFLIVSSVKGGGEVPAPGKPQTEPVVIRNGILHTVSGDIIPNGAVRFENGIITHVGPTADVPTQNAEVIDVQGSHIYPGLIACNTTLGLVEISAVRATRDFDETGSLNPNVRSLIAYNTDSRIIPTIRNNGMLLAQIVPQGGRIPGTSSVVQLDAWNWEDAAYETDNAVHLNWPSMYVRRGWWAEPGGIHANDDYMEQVDDIFSYFREAGAYAKKEDHRPKNLRFEAMRGLFTKDKKLFVAASSAREIKAVVRFLEEFDLEGVIVGADDAHLVADLLAEKNVAVIYKRIHSLPLRQDDDIAMVYSAPAKLYEAGVTFALSLTGSWEQRNLPFMGGSAAAHGLSKEAALKSLTLYPAQILGIDDRTGSLESGKDANIIVSTGDVMDMRTNDITHAFIQGRVVDLDDKQKRLYEKFMQRYE
- a CDS encoding ATP-binding protein, whose product is MINRALEKEILKELFKKKTILIHGPRRAGKNTLIHNVFIKTNYKWLFLDGDDFDVRNSLESANPDFLNALFKKHNVIFIYEAQQINNIEYLIKTIRKKFPKKQLIINSSVQLDQLNNFIEKNNKHLKTYHLWPLSFEEIQKGEDIQAEELDELLIYGLYPEIHQDDVDKDIILYNQFKQTLYKDILPSAKIRKPDIMHKLIRELANKIGQEINYKQLGSLLNVDAKTISSYIEILEKSFIVFRIPAYSKKQEYEIKKNQKIYFYDNGLRNAVIENFKPLAERKDLKYLWENFLVSERLKLLSNNNTETAKYFWRTKQQQKTDYIEVSAKSMKAYKFEWDPKKKIKASKTFEKTYQTKVLGITRDNFKSFLLRPVSKEKRGLLAILS